From the genome of Rhizobium oryzihabitans:
AACGCCCGGCACGCGATGATCTGACATCGCTTTTCATCGTATCCTTCGGCGTGGTGGTGGGTTTTCCGCTTCTGACGGCGCTGGCGCTGCGGCACGTGACCTCGGCGCACTCCATCGTCTTCGTCGGATTGCTGCCGCTCGCAACCGCGATTTTCGCCGTGCTGCGCGGCGGAGAGCGCCCTCGCGCGGCCTTCTGGTTCTTTTCCTGCGTCGGCAGTGCCCTGGTGGCTGGCTACTCATTGTGGAATTCGCTTGCTGCCGGCATCAGCGCCTCGCTTGCCGGCGATCTTCTGATGCTGGGCGCAATTATCGTCTGCGGGCTTGGTTACGCCGAAGGTGCAGCCCTTTCCCGCAAACTGGGCGGCTGGCAGGTTATCTCCTGGGCGCTGGTTCTGTCCCTGCCCGTAATGCTGCCACTCAGCTTTTTCACAGGGCCGGAAACCCTTGCCGGCATCGATCCGCAGGCCTGGGGCGGCCTTGCCTATGTGTCGCTGTTCAGCATGCTGATCGGCTTCATCTTCTGGTATCGCGGGCTGGCGCTCGGCGGCATCGCCGCGGTGGGCCAGTTGCAATTGCTGCAGCCGTTCTTCGGGCTGGTGCTTGCAGCAACCCTGCTGCACGAGGAGGTCAGCCCGGCAATGATCGGTATCACGCTTGTGGTGGTGCTGTGTGTTGCCGGCGCCAGAAAATTTGCGCGCTGACGCCCGCCGCTTTAGCTTGAGCGGCGGTCCACCCAGCGATGCCAGGCATCCTCGCTGCCGTTGAAGACGTTGAGATCGATGCGGCCATCGACACCATGTGACAGGCCGGAGCCGGAATATTGCCAGAACAGCCACTTGCGGCCCGGATAAACCACGGACGGATGCTGGGCGACGGCACGCAGCCAGAAGGGATAGTCCTGGAATTCGCCGGTCAGATTGTCCTTATAAAAATCGGGTGCGGTGTAAATGATCGGCCGCTGACCATAATGGCGCTCGAGCTTGTCCATGAATACGCGCATCTTTTCCAGAACGCGCTCGCGGGAATGGCGCATCTTGCAGCTTGATTCGCCGTTATACTCCACGTCGATCACCGGCGGCAGCGCATCGGGATCACGCGGAACATTGCGAATGAACCAGTCCGCCTGTTCACTGGCCGAGCGGCACCAATAGAAGAAGTGGTAGGCACCACGGCGGATACCGGCTTCCTTCGACCGCTGCCAGTTGGTGCGGAACATCGGATCAAGATGATCGCCGCCATCCGTCGCCTTGATGAAAGCGAAATTGGCACCGCGCGTGCGCAGCTGCGGCCAGTTTATATTGGCCTGCCAGCGGGATACATCCACCCCATGGACCTGGAAGTGGCGTGGCTGAACCCTGCCGAAATTGATGGGCTTGGCATCGGTGAAGCTGGAGCGGAAGATGCGCGAGCGCACCTGAGCGCCGGCGCTCGCCGCCGGGGCGGCGGCCATGGCGAGTTGCACCGGACGCTCCATCTGGCGATCCGTGGGGCGTTCCGCCGGCCGTATCATGCCAGCCTGCGACGGGACCGGCAGGCGGATTTCAGGCGCGTTCTGCGGCAGGGACGCCCGTGGTGTAACGGCGGAAAAAGCCTTTGGTTCTTCCGGCACCGGGCCGCCCCATGCCAGAACTTCCTGTCTTGGCTGAGCGTTTATGGTCTGGGTGCCGACACTTGCCTGCGGGACGGGAGCAGACGGCGTGACCGAACTCGTCGTTTCCTTCGACGGCAAGCCGGCCACCAGGCTTTCCGGCCCGGAACTGGACGTACAGCCCCAAGCAGAAGGCAACCGAAGAGAAATGCTGGCACAGCCGATGAACGCATGAGAACCCGTACGCAAAACAATCGGGGGCACTCTGACGCCGCCCGGAGACCTCGAAATACAATTGCTAACGGAAGATTATCAAAAAAGACTGAATCTTATCTTTACGCCGGCACCTGCCAATGCGCCTGTCAATTCTGGCAGGCCAAAAGCATCGAGGTCTCGCGGAACGGGTCTGTTCAGGCGGTCATTGTCGTCAGATCGACGGTATTGGCGCCGGGGGAGTTTTTCTTGATCGACTCGATGGCGTGGATGGCAGATGCCTTCGCCTTGTATCCTTCCGACGAAAACATCGTTTCCCCGTTGGATGCCTTGAAGCGGAAGCGATATTCCCCGGTCTTGTCCTGATAGATTTCAAATTTATACATGATCATTGCGCCCCGTTTGCGAATGGTGATGAACGGTCGCAATTCTGAGCGGCCTTGGTCCTATTCGCAACCGATAATTGCTCAAATCAGATGAGACGTACCCAGGCACGGGCAATTTCCAGACCCGCAACGTCGGCCATATCCGCGCGCTGGCTGCGATGGTCACGGTAATTTTCCAGCCAGCCGGGCGCCATTCTTTCGATAGAGGTCGGGAATGACTGACACCACCCATCGACAACCGTGGTCGATGCCTCGAAATGAAACTGCGTACCGTAGACCGCGCGGCCCACACGAAAGGCCTGATTTCGTGTCGCGCCATTGGTGGCAAGCCGCGTCGCCTCGGGCGGAAGCGTGAATGTATCACAGTGCCACTGGAAAATGGGGAATGTCCTCCTGAGCCCGGCCAATAGGGGATCGGACACGCCCTCCTCCGTCAGGGAAACATCTTCCCAGCCAAATTCAGGCGGACCGGACAGGATATTCTCTCCACCATAGGCGCGCGCCAGCAACTGGCTGCCGAGGCAGACACCCATCACGGCCTTATCCGCATCGCCAAAGGCTTTCATCAAAAGCGCAAGCTCTGGGAGATAGGGGTAAAGCGCATCGTCAAGGGCGTTCTGCTCACCGCCCAGAACGACAAGGGCATCATGACCACCCGCATCGGTGGGAAGTGGCTCACCCGCATAGGCGCGGATGACATGCACATCTGCTCCCGCCTCTTGCAGAGCGACGCCGAGCTGGCCATGCGGCGTGCCCGCCATGTTTTCGATAATTGCAACGCGCATATGGCCTCTTGACGACAAAGGTGGATTCAATCGGCGCAGATAGCCGCCTCAATCCACCTTCACCATGAGAAAACCGGTTTTTCAAGAGGCGCTACACCAATGGGGCAACAAGCCCGGCCTTCTGCGCCTCAGAACTCCCGGACAGTTTCGCGTCGGCGGAATGCCGGTTGCCACCGCGAACCGCAAAGAACAGGAATATTGCCGCCCAGAGGATCGACTTTTCCGCGCCGCCCAGGCCTTCCGCCTTTACGATGCCATGAAAATAGACCGTCACCAGAAGAACAATCATCGCAGCGAAGGAAGCCGGCCGCGTGAACAGGCCGATAGCCACCAGAATGCCGCCGAAAAATTCCGTGGCAGCCAGCAGCGGCGACCAGAAGACGCCGGGGTAAAAACCAAGGCTCTCCACCATGCCGACCGCCCCAAACGGGTTGAGGATCTTACCGAAGCCATGGGTGACAAGAAGAAGTCCTGCCGTCACACGCAGAACGGTCTCCACCAGATCATGCGTGGAGTTATAAAGCGGTGCGACCGCCGGAACGAAAAGACGCTGACGATTATTGTCGAACTGGGCCATAGGATCTCCACGTTTCAGCCTTCGATGCCTTATCTGTTGGCAAAGCTGCATGATAAGAACAAGCATCTGGCAGGTAAAAACATGAGTGTTATAGTTGACATTGTCGTGACCGCGCGCTGAAGGAGACATAATGATGACCGAGACCAAACCTCACATAGCCATCCGCTACTGCACCCAATGTAACTGGCTGCTTCGCGCCGGATGGATGGCGCAGGAGATTTTGCAAACCTTCGCTTCCGACATTGGCGAAGTCAGCCTTGTTCCCTCAACGGGCGGCCTGTTCGAGATTGCCGTTAACGGCGAGATCATATGGGAGCGCAAGCGCGATGGCGGTTTTCCGGGTCCAAAAGAACTCAAACAGAGAATCCGCGATGTCATCGACCCGGAGCGCGACCTCGGTCACGTCGACAAGACGAAGCACGAAGGGCTCGACAATTGATGCGGCAAAATGTTTCAACAGCACTCAACCAAGTTTTTTCCCTTTAAAATCAATGATCGTCATAAAAGTTCAAAAAGTCTGTTGACACCGGGCGGCTGCCCTCGTACATCGCTCTCCGTCGCCCAGATGGCGGAATTGGTAGACGCGCCAGCTTCAGGTGCTGGTACTCGAAAGGGTGTGGAGGTTCGAGTCCTCTTCTGGGCACCATTCCATTTTTGATCTTAGCCAGATCAAATACTTAGACGAAAAACAGCAACATTCAGTCCTCCTGCAGAACGCAGGGGAAGATGTTGCGGTTTTTCGTTTTGCTGAAGTTCAGCGCCGATTTTCCTCGCAAAATACCCATGACGCATACGAAGCCGCCTTTGTCACTCTGGACAAAAAGCTCGCTGTTTTCGCATGCGGAATCGCACTCTATTGTTGGTGTTGAGTTAGACGTAAGCCGGCTTTACGGCTGGGTGTCTTTATCGCCACTATTTTGCGAATGCTGCTCGCAATTGGGCGTACAG
Proteins encoded in this window:
- a CDS encoding DMT family transporter, producing MDKTTSGWLNGLIGVVIFSGSLPATRIAVTGFDPVFLTVARASIAGLLALALLFLFRQKRPARDDLTSLFIVSFGVVVGFPLLTALALRHVTSAHSIVFVGLLPLATAIFAVLRGGERPRAAFWFFSCVGSALVAGYSLWNSLAAGISASLAGDLLMLGAIIVCGLGYAEGAALSRKLGGWQVISWALVLSLPVMLPLSFFTGPETLAGIDPQAWGGLAYVSLFSMLIGFIFWYRGLALGGIAAVGQLQLLQPFFGLVLAATLLHEEVSPAMIGITLVVVLCVAGARKFAR
- a CDS encoding glycoside hydrolase family 25 protein; amino-acid sequence: MGCASISLRLPSAWGCTSSSGPESLVAGLPSKETTSSVTPSAPVPQASVGTQTINAQPRQEVLAWGGPVPEEPKAFSAVTPRASLPQNAPEIRLPVPSQAGMIRPAERPTDRQMERPVQLAMAAAPAASAGAQVRSRIFRSSFTDAKPINFGRVQPRHFQVHGVDVSRWQANINWPQLRTRGANFAFIKATDGGDHLDPMFRTNWQRSKEAGIRRGAYHFFYWCRSASEQADWFIRNVPRDPDALPPVIDVEYNGESSCKMRHSRERVLEKMRVFMDKLERHYGQRPIIYTAPDFYKDNLTGEFQDYPFWLRAVAQHPSVVYPGRKWLFWQYSGSGLSHGVDGRIDLNVFNGSEDAWHRWVDRRSS
- a CDS encoding YegP family protein codes for the protein MYKFEIYQDKTGEYRFRFKASNGETMFSSEGYKAKASAIHAIESIKKNSPGANTVDLTTMTA
- a CDS encoding type 1 glutamine amidotransferase; this translates as MRVAIIENMAGTPHGQLGVALQEAGADVHVIRAYAGEPLPTDAGGHDALVVLGGEQNALDDALYPYLPELALLMKAFGDADKAVMGVCLGSQLLARAYGGENILSGPPEFGWEDVSLTEEGVSDPLLAGLRRTFPIFQWHCDTFTLPPEATRLATNGATRNQAFRVGRAVYGTQFHFEASTTVVDGWCQSFPTSIERMAPGWLENYRDHRSQRADMADVAGLEIARAWVRLI
- a CDS encoding DoxX family protein is translated as MAQFDNNRQRLFVPAVAPLYNSTHDLVETVLRVTAGLLLVTHGFGKILNPFGAVGMVESLGFYPGVFWSPLLAATEFFGGILVAIGLFTRPASFAAMIVLLVTVYFHGIVKAEGLGGAEKSILWAAIFLFFAVRGGNRHSADAKLSGSSEAQKAGLVAPLV
- a CDS encoding SelT/SelW/SelH family protein; translated protein: MTETKPHIAIRYCTQCNWLLRAGWMAQEILQTFASDIGEVSLVPSTGGLFEIAVNGEIIWERKRDGGFPGPKELKQRIRDVIDPERDLGHVDKTKHEGLDN